The following proteins are co-located in the Acidobacteriota bacterium genome:
- a CDS encoding efflux RND transporter periplasmic adaptor subunit, with amino-acid sequence MAPMIPPPRRRRRRWLWATLTCVVVIGLAVGYYANGSTARGKSGIGVDDLDLRVGKASISDIQVAVNEVGTIEPLVKVDVKSTLSGKVTDLIVREGDRVKKGQVLARVEPDVNQAQTLSAVRSEFNMAEIRANDAKRVLETNTRLHEEGYLSDEALKDFKLKFDTAMEDLESAKTKNRIVEESGVPLSGEISTSQRVNLISPMDGFVIKRNVEVGQTVTSGVSSFNEGTIIYTVADLQSMLIKASINEVDIGRVRLSQPVAISVDAFPYKHFDGTVTHISPAARQKDKIKVFDIEITLKDQVPDFRAGMTANIEVRGEKAADALAVPVEAIFKKNDRELVYVVKGTFDEPKEGEKKLRKTKSGKLDVSEGWQRFFEEREVKVGLVSLEKAQILEGLKTGVEIALEDPTRPRQIDEN; translated from the coding sequence ATGGCACCCATGATTCCCCCCCCCCGTCGACGTCGCCGCCGCTGGCTGTGGGCGACGCTGACGTGCGTCGTCGTCATCGGCCTCGCGGTCGGATACTACGCGAACGGAAGCACCGCGCGAGGCAAGAGCGGCATCGGGGTGGACGATCTCGATCTCCGGGTGGGGAAGGCATCGATCTCGGACATCCAGGTGGCGGTCAACGAGGTCGGGACGATCGAGCCGCTCGTGAAGGTCGATGTGAAGTCGACGCTCTCCGGCAAGGTCACGGATCTCATCGTCCGCGAGGGGGACCGGGTGAAGAAGGGACAGGTCCTCGCCCGCGTCGAGCCCGACGTGAACCAGGCCCAGACCCTCTCGGCCGTCCGCTCGGAGTTCAACATGGCCGAGATTCGCGCGAACGACGCGAAGCGCGTCCTCGAGACCAACACGCGCCTCCACGAGGAGGGGTACCTCTCGGACGAGGCCCTCAAGGACTTCAAGCTCAAGTTCGACACCGCGATGGAAGACCTCGAGTCGGCGAAGACCAAGAACCGGATCGTCGAGGAGAGCGGCGTGCCGCTGTCGGGCGAGATCTCCACGTCGCAACGAGTGAATCTCATCTCCCCCATGGACGGCTTCGTCATCAAGAGGAACGTCGAAGTCGGCCAGACGGTGACCTCGGGAGTGTCGTCGTTCAACGAGGGGACGATCATCTACACCGTCGCGGACTTGCAGTCGATGCTCATCAAGGCGTCCATCAACGAGGTCGACATCGGCCGCGTGCGATTGAGCCAGCCCGTCGCCATCTCCGTCGACGCGTTCCCCTACAAGCACTTCGACGGAACGGTCACCCACATCTCGCCGGCGGCCCGGCAGAAGGACAAGATCAAGGTCTTCGACATCGAGATCACGCTCAAGGACCAGGTCCCCGACTTCCGCGCCGGCATGACCGCCAACATCGAGGTCCGGGGCGAGAAGGCCGCCGACGCGCTGGCGGTGCCGGTCGAGGCGATCTTCAAGAAGAACGATCGCGAGCTCGTCTACGTGGTCAAGGGGACCTTCGACGAGCCGAAGGAAGGCGAGAAGAAGCTCCGGAAGACCAAGTCCGGGAAACTCGACGTCTCCGAGGGATGGCAGCGCTTCTTCGAGGAGCGCGAGGTGAAGGTCGGCCTCGTGAGCCTGGAGAAGGCCCAGATCCTCGAGGGGCTCAAGACCGGCGTCGAGATCGCGCTCGAAGACCCGACCCGCCCCCGGCAGATCGACGAGAACTAG
- a CDS encoding tetratricopeptide repeat protein — translation MCYIPSLGGPYVYDDVTEIQTNSRAHRLDEIPSLLTTEFWYGERGKGILYRPVTAATIPVLFSAGDGSPWPFHAANLLLHALTTCFLAAAIFRLTGRRVTAMATGLLFALHPIHTEAVAWISGRSELLFASAGAAAWLWHLRAREGSRGGAILALVFLALSLGSKETAVAWLPIFFAADYFFPPPRAEGGPEAGGPAFPRGRTLRLHAGYALLVLAWIAARYLVLGQLGRRPEEGAHFLNPLEGEPWWPAAPFTSLRALAFALELLVHPAGGCIDYGYRQIPLATGLAHLDVALAIAAVAAAAVWVVLAARRADSGAGARVVALALVIFAAAWIPVSNLLIPSVSILAERNLYLPSLAVCLLAALLFEEASARLPRGRTPLLSMGVLIVAAGGASTIARARVFLDAAALFRNNTEVCGESARGHFLYGAALMDRGLPREAAESYARAVAIAPAYVDARADLAQAEARLGRADRAKEAARAAAALPSRSIESRLAVASALAAAGLGDESGRLMETIRAESPEDQRVLFIDAQLARGAGRSAEALSLFDRIRSLYPGSPVGADGRGAVLLDLGDHASARASFDAALTLDPYDANALYNLGWLALGTAHSGGGGWDDPVRWFRAYLRIEPENALGWMRLGEALEGGGRIAEAGEAFRAGVAAVPGHAAPAKALADFLARHP, via the coding sequence GTGTGCTACATCCCGTCGCTCGGCGGGCCGTACGTCTATGACGACGTCACCGAGATCCAGACCAACTCGAGGGCCCACCGGCTCGACGAGATCCCGTCGCTCCTGACGACCGAGTTCTGGTACGGGGAGCGGGGGAAGGGGATCCTTTACAGGCCGGTGACCGCGGCGACGATCCCCGTCCTCTTCTCCGCCGGCGACGGAAGCCCCTGGCCCTTCCACGCCGCCAACCTCCTCCTCCACGCTCTGACGACGTGCTTCCTCGCCGCCGCGATCTTCCGGCTGACGGGCCGGCGCGTGACGGCGATGGCGACGGGCCTTCTCTTCGCGCTCCATCCGATCCACACCGAGGCGGTGGCCTGGATCTCCGGGCGCTCCGAGCTCCTCTTCGCGAGCGCCGGCGCCGCCGCGTGGCTGTGGCACCTGCGCGCCCGGGAGGGGAGCCGGGGCGGGGCGATCCTCGCGCTGGTCTTCCTCGCGCTGTCGCTCGGATCGAAGGAGACCGCGGTCGCCTGGCTCCCGATCTTCTTCGCGGCCGATTACTTCTTCCCCCCGCCGCGGGCGGAAGGGGGGCCCGAGGCGGGCGGCCCGGCCTTCCCCCGGGGGCGTACGCTGCGGCTCCACGCGGGGTACGCCCTCCTGGTCCTTGCCTGGATCGCTGCGCGCTACCTGGTACTCGGCCAGCTCGGCCGCCGCCCCGAGGAGGGGGCGCACTTCCTGAACCCGCTCGAGGGGGAGCCGTGGTGGCCCGCGGCGCCGTTCACGTCGCTCCGCGCGCTCGCGTTCGCCCTCGAGCTTCTCGTCCACCCCGCGGGCGGCTGCATCGACTACGGGTACCGCCAGATCCCTCTCGCGACGGGCCTCGCGCACCTCGACGTCGCGCTGGCGATCGCGGCGGTGGCGGCCGCCGCCGTGTGGGTCGTCCTGGCGGCCCGTCGCGCCGACTCCGGCGCCGGCGCGCGCGTCGTGGCCCTCGCGCTCGTGATCTTCGCCGCCGCGTGGATCCCCGTGTCGAACCTCCTCATCCCCTCGGTCTCGATCCTCGCCGAGCGCAACCTGTATCTGCCATCTCTCGCGGTGTGCCTCCTCGCCGCCCTCCTCTTCGAGGAGGCTTCGGCGCGGCTCCCTCGCGGCCGGACGCCGCTCCTCTCGATGGGCGTGCTGATCGTGGCGGCGGGGGGCGCGTCGACGATCGCGCGCGCGCGCGTCTTCCTCGACGCGGCCGCGCTCTTCCGCAACAACACCGAGGTCTGCGGCGAGAGCGCGCGCGGCCACTTCCTGTACGGCGCCGCGCTGATGGATCGGGGGCTTCCGCGGGAGGCCGCCGAGTCGTACGCGCGCGCGGTGGCGATCGCCCCGGCCTACGTCGACGCCCGGGCCGATCTGGCCCAGGCCGAGGCGCGGCTCGGCCGCGCGGATCGGGCGAAGGAGGCGGCGCGCGCCGCGGCCGCCCTGCCGTCGCGGTCGATCGAGTCGCGCCTGGCCGTCGCCTCCGCGCTGGCCGCGGCCGGCCTCGGCGACGAGAGCGGTCGGCTGATGGAGACGATTCGCGCCGAGAGCCCCGAGGATCAACGCGTGCTCTTCATCGACGCGCAGCTCGCCCGCGGGGCCGGACGGAGCGCGGAGGCCCTGTCGCTCTTCGATCGCATCCGGTCGCTCTACCCCGGGAGCCCCGTCGGGGCCGACGGGCGAGGGGCGGTCCTCCTCGACCTGGGCGACCACGCGTCGGCGCGCGCGTCCTTCGACGCGGCGCTCACCCTCGACCCCTACGATGCCAACGCGCTGTACAACCTCGGCTGGCTGGCCCTCGGGACGGCTCACTCGGGGGGCGGGGGGTGGGACGACCCGGTTCGCTGGTTCCGCGCGTATCTGAGAATCGAGCCCGAGAACGCTCTCGGGTGGATGCGGCTCGGCGAGGCGCTCGAAGGGGGGGGTCGGATCGCCGAAGCCGGTGAGGCCTTCCGGGCCGGAGTGGCGGCTGTCCCGGGGCACGCCGCCCCTGCGAAGGCGCTGGCCGATTTTCTCGCCCGCCATCCCTGA
- a CDS encoding DnaJ domain-containing protein: MTRDFYEVLGVKAGASEGEIRNAYRKLAKKWHPDANAGSKKAEETFKELSEAYQVLIDPEKRERYDALRSGGHFSSPNGPMRGDFRGFDFAGAEFGGDLGGLFSDLFGRAGSAGQAPRRGEDLEYEASIDFEEAIRGTKLTVPLARNVTCPVCRGTGRAPGASARDRGASCRRCGGKGLVRSSETITVGIPAGADDGSRVRVAGSGEGGRRGGPAGDLYIILRVKPHRYFRREGADVLLDLPLSFSEAALGAKVEVPTLDGRASLTIPAGTRSGQRFRLRGKGAPARDAHPRGDLIAVAAIVPPKSDARAKRLLQELADLGVEDPRGDLDW; encoded by the coding sequence ATGACGCGAGACTTTTACGAAGTGCTCGGAGTGAAGGCGGGGGCCTCGGAGGGCGAGATCCGCAACGCCTACCGGAAGCTCGCGAAGAAATGGCATCCCGACGCGAACGCGGGGAGCAAGAAGGCCGAGGAGACGTTCAAGGAGCTCTCCGAGGCGTACCAGGTGCTCATCGATCCGGAGAAGCGCGAGCGCTACGACGCGCTGCGCTCGGGCGGCCACTTCTCCTCGCCCAACGGCCCGATGCGCGGGGATTTCCGCGGCTTCGACTTCGCCGGCGCAGAGTTCGGGGGAGATCTCGGCGGGCTCTTCTCGGATCTGTTCGGGCGCGCCGGCAGCGCCGGCCAGGCCCCCCGGCGCGGAGAAGATCTCGAGTACGAGGCGTCGATCGATTTCGAGGAGGCCATCCGCGGGACGAAGCTCACCGTGCCGCTCGCCCGCAACGTCACGTGCCCCGTGTGCCGGGGGACGGGGCGGGCTCCGGGTGCATCCGCCCGCGATCGCGGGGCGTCGTGCCGCAGGTGCGGCGGCAAAGGCCTCGTGAGGTCGAGCGAGACGATCACCGTCGGCATCCCGGCCGGGGCCGACGACGGGTCGCGCGTGCGCGTCGCGGGGAGCGGTGAGGGAGGCCGGCGCGGCGGGCCCGCCGGCGATCTCTACATCATCCTCCGCGTCAAGCCTCACCGGTATTTCCGGCGGGAGGGGGCCGACGTCCTCCTCGATCTCCCGCTGTCGTTCAGCGAGGCGGCGCTCGGCGCGAAGGTCGAGGTCCCGACGCTCGATGGCCGCGCTTCGCTGACGATTCCCGCGGGAACCCGGAGCGGCCAGAGATTCCGGCTGCGCGGCAAGGGGGCGCCCGCGCGGGACGCCCATCCGCGGGGCGATCTCATTGCGGTGGCGGCGATCGTGCCGCCGAAGAGCGACGCGCGCGCGAAGCGTCTGCTCCAGGAGCTCGCCGATCTCGGCGTGGAAGATCCTCGGGGTGATCTCGACTGGTAG
- a CDS encoding acyl--CoA ligase yields MLWRMLKATAAAHASLVAFRDAREEVTFSRLVEDAASVARSLGARGVEPGDRVAVVLRNGVSLARALAGILARGAVAVPLSPILMGPEIARCLVASSPKAAIAESDLAPAATAALESVGIGVRRLLPPPGAAIGSMPGAADPPLVPGRPAFDLFSTGSTGYPKRVSRTHAMLAADAGAYQAVADLGPGDVIAGVAPLFHSYGLSCVFSSVLASGASAVLFPEFDGGDLLREITDRRCTIYPGSAFHFSLLAEMTPRPGTDLSSLRLCFSCGLGLPEAVERRFRARFGVPVHQMYGATECSSATMNLEGDHEALIESSGRALPGVSVRIVREDGSGAPEGESGEVAVFGPAVAARYEDLPALSSETFRGGWFHSGDLGSLDADGNLRITGRLKLMINAAGNKVDPLEVERVLGEHPAVSEAAVVGVSGPHAVELVKAVIVRRAPVDERALRDFCRERLAPYKVPRLFQFVDRLPRSPTGKLLRKDLLD; encoded by the coding sequence CCCGCGGCGTGGAGCCGGGAGATCGCGTCGCCGTCGTGCTGAGAAACGGCGTGAGCCTGGCGCGCGCCCTCGCCGGCATCCTCGCGCGCGGCGCGGTCGCCGTCCCCCTGAGCCCGATCCTCATGGGGCCGGAGATCGCGCGGTGCCTCGTGGCCTCGTCGCCGAAAGCGGCGATCGCGGAGAGCGATCTGGCGCCCGCGGCCACGGCCGCCCTGGAGTCGGTCGGAATCGGCGTTCGCCGGCTCCTGCCCCCTCCCGGCGCGGCCATCGGCTCGATGCCGGGGGCCGCCGACCCGCCGCTCGTTCCGGGACGGCCGGCGTTCGACCTCTTCTCGACGGGGTCGACGGGGTATCCGAAGCGCGTCAGCCGAACCCACGCCATGCTCGCGGCCGACGCCGGCGCGTACCAGGCGGTGGCGGACCTCGGCCCCGGAGACGTCATCGCCGGGGTGGCGCCGCTCTTCCACTCGTACGGCCTCTCGTGCGTCTTCTCGTCGGTGCTGGCGAGCGGCGCGTCGGCCGTTCTCTTCCCGGAGTTCGACGGCGGGGATCTCCTCCGCGAGATCACCGACCGGCGGTGCACGATCTATCCCGGCTCCGCCTTTCACTTCAGCCTCCTCGCCGAGATGACGCCGCGCCCCGGCACCGACCTCTCCTCGCTGCGGCTCTGCTTCTCCTGCGGGCTGGGCCTTCCCGAGGCGGTCGAGCGGAGGTTCCGCGCGCGCTTCGGCGTCCCGGTCCACCAGATGTACGGCGCGACGGAGTGCTCGTCCGCCACGATGAACCTCGAGGGGGATCACGAGGCGCTGATCGAATCCTCGGGGCGGGCGCTCCCCGGTGTCTCGGTCCGGATCGTGCGCGAGGACGGGAGCGGAGCCCCCGAAGGCGAATCCGGTGAGGTCGCGGTGTTCGGCCCCGCCGTGGCGGCGCGCTACGAGGATCTCCCCGCGCTCTCGTCGGAGACGTTTCGCGGCGGCTGGTTCCACTCGGGAGATCTCGGAAGCCTCGACGCGGACGGGAATCTCCGGATCACGGGCCGCCTCAAGCTCATGATCAACGCGGCTGGGAACAAGGTCGACCCGCTCGAGGTCGAGAGGGTGCTGGGGGAGCACCCTGCCGTCTCCGAGGCCGCGGTCGTCGGCGTCTCCGGCCCGCACGCCGTCGAGCTCGTGAAGGCGGTGATTGTGAGGCGCGCTCCCGTCGACGAGCGGGCGCTCCGGGACTTCTGCCGGGAGCGCCTCGCGCCGTACAAGGTCCCGCGCCTCTTCCAGTTCGTCGATCGGCTCCCGCGCTCGCCGACCGGAAAGCTCCTCCGGAAGGATCTCCTGGACTGA